A genome region from Labilibaculum antarcticum includes the following:
- a CDS encoding hybrid sensor histidine kinase/response regulator transcription factor, with amino-acid sequence MSNKICVLIILLIFTLTESFGLVKKLESSQQLTISEGLAHNGVTCILEDSRGYLWFGTYEGLNRYDGYELEIFKNTLDQDLLASNRVRSIAEDSKGNLWIGTDEGITIYNYSQEQFKNIFTNKLFNKGVRGPIVRDILINKENGIVVCATEGDGVLIFNDDTSFAQQYLPPYNDSDVNVEFYDGTELDKSNYLFATSNGPMHLNLETKEMSPVLENELTFNYSITKIDLNTVLFTLDDGFALVDYRKGNEGFSFEFKGVYLKSEQFKTASIDKSGNLWLGTLSDGIIYLDDLDLLQDNKEYKISRFNAGKSTLRSSCFAPNTNSGCWFGTFNEGLFQFDLDINPFGKFNTEMNYKFGLSSNLVTHFSVLDDHRVFVIATRGGIALFNVTENKFEPLPFHLSEEERLQITSVFVDSKKNIWMRKADAGGLFRVKKGSKTVQKVIDGIIDEGIVIRSFSEDKKGNIWVGAFDNVYKICLESDGTVDDIILLNDHPFFKKNKLSLIRFVYVDPVFNFIWLGADSDGLFRIQTKGDGGLEDLTIKQYVKDKNNKLSISGNFVTSVIRLPNNDLWVGTEGGGICKVINSNTEPEFIAFSEKNGLSNNAVKNILYDDEYNLWITTNVGLNKFDTKDFRFRKFSLVDGLPFEDFWFASCKLPNGVMMQSGLDGFCYYNPKDLPDKEDLPVLEFGDFKLYNNLVLPGDTVEGRILLDRRLNELEEIELNYDENVFSIEVKSLHFSTPDNHFIKYQLLPVNNEWVEVSSDQRNIYYSGLQAGEYELNVMVSNSIKQWTEPRRLKIIITPPFWETTPAYISYVLLLILIVYLVMFYVLRFQSLNHNLQIEKLEKDNVKEVNLAKLRFFSNISHEIKTPITLISGPVDLLLERFKNNSDVKEKLELVQRQSKKISKLVDQVHDFQKSDANQLKIHYSTFGFQSFLSDLLSDFEFMANNSNKKLQVTFDCPNVYVTVDKDKLEKILNNLLNNSFKFTEQGDTIQVEYTCVDRNLILKVTDTGRGITEDDLPFVFERFYQSKLKHSEYTGGSGIGLAFTKRLVEMHYGSISAESELNKGTTITVRLPIIDENVSDDIKVREKEILAIEKEHDEAVSISNRDHLSEIKIGGDFSDSTIFLAEDNDDMRSFVSASLSKFFKVESFSNGQECLKAMEEQWPDIVISDILMPELNGLELCKHIKSDIKTSHIPVILLTACATIEDQIKGIKEGADAYIKKPFDMQHLVARTEFLLQNRKQLRQRYQIDFPLTLDKNKDKGNDAVFLEKLYELMAKNLDNQELDLDSFAKELYLNRTHFYQKVKALTDQTPFELLKVYRLKKAAEFLVQNQLSVNEVYLMTGFKSRTHFSKLFKEKYNVTPGKFAAESSKKYLD; translated from the coding sequence ATGTCCAATAAGATCTGTGTCCTTATAATATTACTAATTTTTACTTTGACTGAGTCGTTTGGCTTAGTTAAAAAACTGGAAAGTTCTCAACAACTTACTATTTCAGAGGGGTTAGCACACAATGGAGTAACCTGCATTTTGGAAGATTCCCGAGGCTATTTGTGGTTTGGAACTTACGAAGGCCTTAATAGATATGATGGATATGAATTAGAAATATTTAAGAATACCCTGGATCAGGATTTGTTAGCCAGTAATCGAGTGAGGTCGATTGCCGAAGATAGTAAAGGGAATTTGTGGATTGGAACCGATGAAGGAATTACTATTTATAACTATTCCCAAGAACAATTTAAAAATATTTTCACTAACAAACTTTTTAACAAAGGAGTTCGTGGTCCAATAGTTCGAGACATTCTGATTAATAAAGAAAATGGGATTGTCGTTTGTGCAACTGAAGGAGATGGAGTTCTTATTTTTAATGATGATACTTCATTCGCTCAACAATATTTACCACCATATAATGATTCTGACGTTAATGTTGAATTTTATGATGGGACTGAACTTGATAAATCGAATTACTTATTCGCAACATCAAATGGTCCAATGCATCTCAATTTGGAAACAAAGGAAATGTCTCCAGTTCTCGAGAATGAATTGACATTTAACTACTCAATTACAAAAATCGACTTAAATACAGTTTTATTTACCTTGGATGATGGTTTTGCTTTGGTCGATTATCGCAAAGGTAATGAGGGGTTTAGTTTTGAATTTAAAGGCGTTTATTTAAAATCAGAACAATTCAAGACAGCATCAATCGATAAGTCAGGTAATCTTTGGTTAGGTACCTTAAGTGATGGTATAATTTATCTTGATGATCTTGACTTACTGCAGGATAATAAAGAATACAAGATCTCGCGTTTCAATGCTGGTAAATCAACCTTACGATCAAGTTGTTTTGCTCCAAACACTAACAGTGGGTGCTGGTTCGGGACCTTTAATGAAGGTCTGTTTCAGTTTGATTTGGATATCAATCCTTTTGGAAAATTCAATACCGAGATGAACTATAAATTTGGTTTGTCATCAAATCTGGTAACCCATTTTTCTGTATTAGATGATCATCGGGTTTTTGTTATTGCGACTCGCGGAGGTATTGCTCTTTTTAATGTAACTGAAAATAAGTTTGAACCTCTTCCTTTTCATTTAAGCGAAGAAGAGAGACTACAGATTACTTCTGTATTTGTTGACTCAAAAAAGAATATCTGGATGAGGAAAGCTGATGCAGGTGGGCTTTTTAGGGTAAAAAAAGGATCTAAAACAGTTCAGAAAGTTATTGATGGAATAATAGATGAGGGAATTGTGATCCGATCGTTTTCTGAAGATAAAAAAGGAAATATATGGGTTGGAGCATTTGATAATGTATATAAAATATGTTTAGAGAGTGATGGTACAGTTGATGATATCATTTTATTAAATGATCATCCATTTTTTAAGAAGAATAAACTCTCACTCATTCGCTTTGTTTATGTTGATCCGGTTTTCAATTTCATTTGGTTAGGTGCTGATTCTGATGGATTGTTTCGAATTCAAACCAAAGGAGATGGTGGATTAGAGGATCTTACAATCAAACAGTATGTTAAGGATAAAAACAACAAACTATCCATTTCAGGAAATTTTGTTACTTCAGTTATCCGTTTGCCAAATAATGATTTGTGGGTTGGAACTGAAGGAGGTGGAATCTGTAAGGTAATAAATAGTAATACGGAACCGGAATTTATTGCATTTTCAGAAAAAAATGGATTGTCTAACAATGCAGTTAAGAACATATTATATGATGATGAGTATAACTTGTGGATTACGACAAATGTTGGATTGAATAAGTTTGATACTAAGGATTTTAGATTTCGAAAGTTCAGTTTAGTAGATGGTTTACCATTCGAAGATTTTTGGTTTGCATCCTGTAAACTTCCAAATGGCGTGATGATGCAGTCTGGATTGGATGGTTTTTGTTATTATAATCCTAAGGATTTGCCTGATAAAGAAGATCTTCCTGTGCTGGAATTTGGCGATTTTAAATTGTACAATAATCTGGTGTTGCCAGGTGATACTGTTGAAGGAAGAATACTCCTAGATCGGCGATTGAATGAACTGGAAGAGATTGAGCTGAATTATGACGAAAATGTATTCTCCATTGAGGTAAAATCCCTCCATTTTTCAACACCAGATAATCACTTTATTAAATATCAGCTATTACCTGTTAATAATGAATGGGTAGAAGTAAGTTCTGATCAAAGGAATATTTACTACAGTGGTTTGCAAGCTGGTGAATATGAGTTAAATGTAATGGTTTCTAATTCCATAAAGCAATGGACAGAACCACGAAGATTAAAAATAATTATAACACCTCCTTTTTGGGAAACGACACCAGCTTACATCTCTTATGTTTTACTACTGATATTGATTGTTTATTTGGTGATGTTTTATGTATTAAGATTTCAAAGCTTAAACCATAACTTGCAAATTGAGAAATTAGAAAAAGACAATGTAAAAGAGGTTAATCTTGCCAAACTTCGGTTTTTTTCGAATATTTCTCATGAAATAAAAACGCCGATTACCTTAATATCAGGACCAGTTGATTTGTTACTGGAACGTTTTAAGAATAATTCTGATGTAAAAGAAAAACTTGAATTGGTACAAAGACAATCAAAAAAGATTTCAAAGCTTGTTGATCAGGTGCATGATTTTCAAAAATCAGATGCCAACCAACTAAAAATTCATTATTCAACATTTGGGTTCCAATCATTTTTAAGTGACTTGCTTTCTGATTTTGAGTTTATGGCGAATAATTCTAATAAAAAACTACAAGTGACCTTTGATTGTCCCAATGTATATGTTACTGTTGATAAAGATAAATTAGAGAAGATTTTAAATAATCTTTTGAATAATTCATTCAAGTTTACCGAGCAGGGAGATACTATCCAAGTTGAATACACTTGTGTGGATAGAAATCTGATTCTTAAAGTAACAGATACAGGGCGAGGCATAACGGAGGATGATTTACCATTTGTTTTTGAACGATTTTATCAGTCGAAGCTTAAACACAGCGAATATACCGGTGGTTCTGGTATTGGATTGGCTTTCACGAAAAGACTTGTAGAAATGCATTATGGATCTATAAGTGCCGAGAGTGAACTGAATAAAGGAACGACCATAACTGTTCGTTTGCCAATAATAGATGAAAATGTATCTGATGATATTAAAGTCAGGGAAAAAGAAATTTTAGCAATAGAGAAAGAACATGATGAGGCTGTTTCTATTTCGAATCGCGACCATCTTTCAGAAATTAAAATTGGTGGAGATTTTTCGGATTCTACCATCTTCCTTGCTGAGGATAATGATGATATGAGAAGTTTTGTTTCTGCAAGCTTATCCAAATTCTTTAAGGTTGAATCATTTTCAAATGGGCAGGAATGTTTAAAGGCAATGGAAGAACAGTGGCCTGATATTGTGATTAGTGATATTTTGATGCCTGAGTTAAATGGACTGGAATTATGCAAACATATTAAATCGGATATCAAAACCAGTCATATTCCGGTAATTTTACTAACAGCTTGCGCCACAATCGAAGATCAAATAAAAGGAATAAAAGAAGGTGCCGATGCATACATCAAAAAACCTTTTGATATGCAGCATTTAGTCGCAAGAACTGAGTTTTTACTGCAGAATAGAAAACAGTTACGTCAGAGATATCAAATTGATTTTCCTTTAACTTTAGATAAGAATAAAGACAAAGGAAATGATGCTGTCTTTTTAGAGAAGCTTTACGAATTAATGGCAAAGAATCTGGACAATCAGGAATTGGATTTGGACAGTTTTGCTAAGGAACTCTACCTTAATCGTACTCATTTTTATCAAAAAGTAAAGGCTCTTACCGATCAAACCCCATTTGAACTATTGAAAGTTTACCGATTGAAAAAAGCTGCCGAATTTTTGGTGCAAAATCAATTGTCCGTTAACGAAGTTTATTTGATGACCGGTTTTAAGAGCAGAACTCACTTTAGCAAATTATTTAAAGAGAAGTACAATGTTACTCCGGGTAAATTTGCAGCCGAATCCAGTAAGAAATATTTAGATTAA
- a CDS encoding PaaI family thioesterase — MKGIQDYYPDHFAQCYGCGRLNEHGHQIKTFWDGEGTLTRFVPKEYHTAIPGFVYGGLLASLIDCHGTGSAALALAKDQGIELSDTNAPRCVTASLQVKYLKPTPIGGELEIKGKIKEIGKRKVIVEAELYANGVLCVVGEVISVLVPDNFGL; from the coding sequence ATGAAAGGCATTCAAGATTACTACCCCGACCATTTTGCGCAATGTTACGGTTGCGGCAGGTTAAATGAACATGGACATCAGATTAAAACATTTTGGGATGGTGAAGGAACTCTTACCCGCTTTGTGCCAAAAGAATATCACACAGCGATTCCCGGATTTGTATATGGCGGCTTACTGGCCTCGCTGATCGATTGTCATGGAACCGGATCTGCAGCATTGGCTCTGGCAAAAGATCAAGGCATTGAACTATCCGATACAAATGCACCAAGATGTGTTACCGCCTCGTTACAGGTGAAATATCTAAAACCAACACCCATTGGTGGAGAATTAGAAATAAAAGGGAAAATTAAAGAAATTGGCAAACGAAAAGTAATTGTAGAAGCCGAACTATATGCAAATGGAGTGCTTTGCGTGGTTGGTGAAGTTATTTCGGTTTTAGTTCCTGATAATTTTGGGCTGTAA
- a CDS encoding TolC family protein, which yields MIRKVSLFIVFILCCQFGQAQEELSLSKAIEVGLENNYQLKIFRKSEEVSDLNNSWGNAGRYPSVAFNLASRNIIDYNETQDFSRNSLIPSLDVNWTLFDGFAVQIRKDKFDDLAQLSKGNTVIAVENKIELIILSYYKVLLEKERMEVNQKIMQLSSDRYEKVKVGKELGSSVTFDVLQAQNAWLQDRSSFLIQKVNFNNAVRDLNFLLGVKESETYTFADEFLPVSEEFQMGTLMDKMLSDNNTLKNRYIQEMLLKRDVDMARSNFYPQVSLGAGVQENSTRLKLDGLPSSTTDSHNFYANVSLSFLIFNGNSNRRAMQIAKIQEEIGQVETEDVKHTLTNILAQQFELYEVRRELYDLAEENLAAAELNLTISKDKFESGSINSFNYRDIQITYQNVALARVNAIFNLIQSRTALVRITGGILK from the coding sequence TGTCAATTTGGGCAGGCACAGGAAGAATTAAGTTTGTCCAAAGCCATTGAGGTGGGATTGGAGAACAATTACCAATTAAAAATCTTCAGAAAATCAGAAGAGGTTTCTGACTTGAATAATTCATGGGGAAATGCCGGTAGGTATCCGAGTGTGGCATTTAATCTTGCCTCTCGAAATATAATCGATTACAATGAGACGCAGGATTTTAGTCGAAATAGTTTGATTCCTTCATTGGATGTAAACTGGACCTTATTTGATGGTTTTGCCGTGCAGATCCGAAAAGATAAGTTCGATGATCTGGCGCAATTATCAAAAGGAAACACTGTAATTGCTGTCGAAAACAAAATTGAACTAATCATTCTTTCCTACTACAAGGTATTGCTGGAGAAAGAGCGCATGGAGGTGAATCAAAAAATCATGCAGTTATCTTCCGATAGATACGAGAAAGTAAAAGTTGGAAAAGAGCTGGGCAGTTCGGTTACTTTTGATGTTTTACAGGCTCAAAATGCGTGGTTGCAGGATCGTTCTTCTTTTCTGATTCAGAAAGTAAATTTCAACAATGCGGTTCGGGATTTGAATTTTCTGTTGGGGGTTAAAGAAAGTGAAACTTATACTTTTGCGGATGAGTTTTTACCGGTAAGCGAAGAATTCCAGATGGGAACATTGATGGATAAAATGCTTTCTGATAACAATACGCTTAAAAACAGATACATTCAGGAAATGTTGTTGAAACGAGATGTTGATATGGCACGTAGTAATTTTTATCCTCAAGTTTCATTAGGTGCTGGTGTGCAGGAAAATTCGACTCGTTTGAAACTTGATGGTTTGCCATCTTCAACTACTGATTCGCATAACTTTTATGCCAATGTGAGTTTGAGTTTCTTGATTTTTAATGGAAATTCGAACCGAAGAGCCATGCAAATCGCGAAAATTCAGGAAGAGATTGGACAGGTAGAAACTGAAGATGTAAAACATACCTTAACCAATATATTGGCTCAGCAATTTGAGTTGTACGAGGTGCGAAGAGAGCTGTATGATCTTGCCGAAGAGAATCTGGCTGCAGCAGAGCTTAACCTCACTATTTCAAAGGATAAATTTGAATCGGGTAGTATCAATTCCTTCAATTACCGTGATATTCAAATAACTTATCAGAATGTAGCACTGGCACGCGTAAATGCTATTTTTAATCTGATTCAATCGAGAACAGCCTTGGTACGAATTACCGGAGGAATCTTAAAATAA
- a CDS encoding right-handed parallel beta-helix repeat-containing protein, with product MNNCKMSKGSRIGRLVLLLILFVSFGANAKEVIEIKKSDKDMTPILREALENISDLDVNIVFEKGIYHFKPDYAFEKYCFITNHENGLKRIIFPMKGFKSVEIEGNGAEFIFHGQIFPFQFEGCENVSVKNLSIDWDIPFTFQGEVIECNPEEEWRDVKPFTEGFSWELHNGRLEFPNVDGFNYSEMGSTLAFDAKEQRVVHGGFDVFSTPRWIEKRDGGILRFHEKLKNYPPVGSILHSKGGKEENRYAPAFQVISSKNTRFENIVVHSALGMGFLFERSENAVISKCGIYLREGSNRVVTTIADATHFCNCKGDILIEDCRFENMLDDGTNVHGTYVQVDKVMDSHTVRVGLKHGQQLGFEFAGKDDVIWFVHKPSVKRASENTVTAVSVVNDQYIELTFKDQLPGNLTPGDLLENKTWNPTFTMRGCKIRDHRARNIVLKTPLKIVIENNNFSSMMSSILFRGESYYWFESGAVEDVLIRNNHFEYCAYSGSEHAVMYITPRLGAEFNQDEYYDRNIRFENNTIKNFDNRIVWADRVDGLIIKGNQITKTNDAKPLHPKAPLFEFDNCRDVQVIDNVYKGDQKNAIVADEATKKSLIVEKNMGF from the coding sequence ATGAATAATTGTAAAATGAGTAAAGGAAGTAGGATTGGGAGATTAGTATTGTTATTGATCTTATTTGTTTCGTTTGGAGCGAATGCAAAAGAAGTAATTGAGATTAAAAAATCCGATAAGGATATGACTCCAATACTTCGGGAAGCTTTGGAAAATATTTCAGATTTGGACGTGAATATTGTATTTGAAAAAGGGATATATCATTTTAAACCGGATTATGCTTTTGAGAAGTACTGTTTTATTACCAATCATGAAAATGGTTTAAAGAGGATCATCTTTCCTATGAAAGGTTTTAAATCTGTTGAGATAGAAGGTAATGGAGCCGAATTTATTTTCCACGGACAAATTTTTCCTTTTCAGTTCGAAGGATGTGAAAATGTAAGTGTTAAGAATCTTAGTATCGATTGGGATATTCCTTTCACTTTTCAGGGAGAAGTGATTGAATGTAATCCGGAAGAAGAATGGCGTGATGTAAAACCATTTACAGAAGGTTTTTCATGGGAATTGCACAATGGAAGACTTGAATTCCCAAATGTTGATGGATTTAATTACAGCGAAATGGGCAGTACTCTCGCTTTCGATGCTAAGGAACAACGTGTTGTTCATGGTGGGTTTGATGTGTTTAGTACTCCTCGTTGGATTGAGAAAAGGGATGGTGGAATTCTGCGTTTTCATGAGAAATTAAAGAATTATCCTCCAGTTGGATCCATTTTACACTCAAAAGGTGGCAAGGAAGAAAATCGATATGCTCCTGCTTTCCAAGTTATCTCATCCAAAAATACTCGATTTGAGAATATTGTTGTTCATTCTGCATTAGGCATGGGATTCCTGTTTGAACGCTCCGAAAATGCAGTTATAAGCAAATGTGGAATTTATTTACGGGAAGGATCAAACAGAGTGGTTACTACAATTGCTGATGCAACTCACTTTTGCAATTGCAAAGGTGACATTTTGATAGAAGATTGCCGATTTGAAAATATGTTGGATGATGGGACCAATGTTCATGGGACCTATGTTCAGGTTGATAAAGTGATGGATTCTCATACCGTAAGAGTTGGTCTTAAACACGGACAACAGCTTGGATTTGAATTTGCTGGAAAAGATGATGTTATCTGGTTTGTACATAAACCAAGTGTAAAACGTGCTTCTGAGAATACAGTTACTGCAGTTTCTGTTGTTAATGATCAATATATTGAGCTTACTTTTAAAGATCAGTTGCCTGGGAATTTGACACCAGGAGATCTACTCGAAAATAAAACATGGAATCCTACATTTACGATGCGTGGATGTAAAATTCGCGATCATCGTGCTAGAAATATTGTATTAAAAACGCCTTTAAAGATTGTAATCGAGAATAATAATTTCTCGTCAATGATGTCTTCCATTTTATTTCGTGGGGAGTCTTACTATTGGTTTGAATCGGGGGCGGTAGAAGATGTTTTAATTAGAAACAATCATTTTGAATATTGTGCATATAGTGGTTCTGAGCACGCAGTAATGTATATCACTCCGCGTTTAGGTGCTGAATTTAATCAGGATGAGTATTACGATCGTAACATTCGTTTTGAAAATAATACCATTAAAAACTTCGATAATCGAATTGTTTGGGCCGATCGTGTGGATGGTTTGATTATTAAAGGAAATCAGATCACAAAAACGAATGATGCGAAACCTCTCCATCCAAAGGCACCACTTTTTGAGTTCGACAATTGTCGTGATGTTCAGGTGATTGATAATGTTTATAAAGGAGATCAGAAAAATGCTATTGTTGCTGATGAAGCAACTAAGAAAAGTCTGATTGTTGAGAAAAATATGGGATTTTAA
- a CDS encoding sulfatase family protein encodes MNKLLTFVSGIALLASVSSCQPKQEEVKRPNILFAIADDASWKTFGAYGCDWVKTPAFDKVAERGLLFSNAYTPNAKCAPSRSIILTGRNSWQLEEAANHAPYFPAKFKTYAEALGENGYWVGSIAKGWAPGEPGSINGKPRELAGPKFDIHTATPPTTGISDNDYAKNFEAFLEARPKGEPFCFWYGSKEPHRSYEFKTGITKGGKITSEIDEVPTFWPDVDSVRTDMLDYAFEIEHFDSHLQKMLKKLEEIGELDNTIVIVTADNGMPFPRIKGQVYEYSNHLPLAIMWPKGIKKPGRVISDFVNFNDFTPTYLELAGLTAKGAGMQPVTGKSLTDIFYSEKDGKVSADRDHILVGKERHDVGRPNDEGYPVRGIFKGDFLYLHNFKTERWPQGNPETGYLNCDGSPTKSYILDTRRKKGQMEYWQMNFGKRVSDELYNIKKDPYCMKNLIEDTDFAELVLSMKTQMETELKEQADPRILGNGDIFDEYEYSGPVKDFYNRYMKGEDIPTHWVNKSDFDTYLKEK; translated from the coding sequence ATGAATAAGTTATTGACTTTTGTATCTGGTATTGCCTTATTGGCAAGTGTATCGTCTTGTCAACCAAAACAAGAGGAAGTTAAAAGGCCGAATATTCTGTTCGCTATTGCGGATGATGCATCATGGAAAACTTTTGGTGCCTATGGTTGCGACTGGGTGAAAACACCGGCATTCGATAAAGTTGCTGAAAGAGGTCTGCTATTTTCAAATGCCTACACACCAAATGCAAAATGTGCACCTTCCCGTTCTATTATATTAACCGGGCGAAATAGTTGGCAATTGGAAGAAGCGGCGAATCATGCACCTTATTTTCCGGCAAAATTTAAAACCTATGCCGAAGCTTTGGGCGAAAATGGTTATTGGGTTGGAAGTATAGCAAAAGGTTGGGCTCCGGGAGAACCTGGATCAATAAATGGAAAACCCAGAGAGTTAGCGGGTCCAAAATTCGATATTCATACTGCAACACCTCCGACCACAGGAATCTCGGATAACGATTATGCGAAAAATTTTGAAGCTTTTTTAGAAGCCCGACCTAAGGGAGAACCTTTTTGTTTTTGGTACGGAAGCAAAGAACCTCATCGGAGTTATGAATTTAAGACGGGAATTACCAAGGGTGGTAAAATTACGTCTGAAATTGATGAAGTGCCTACATTTTGGCCTGATGTTGATAGCGTTAGAACGGATATGCTTGATTATGCTTTTGAAATTGAACATTTCGATTCTCATTTGCAAAAAATGTTGAAAAAGCTAGAGGAGATTGGAGAGTTGGATAATACAATAGTGATCGTAACAGCTGATAATGGAATGCCTTTTCCAAGAATCAAGGGACAAGTTTATGAGTATTCCAATCATTTGCCTTTGGCAATTATGTGGCCAAAAGGAATTAAGAAACCGGGGCGTGTTATTAGCGATTTTGTGAACTTTAATGATTTTACACCTACCTATCTGGAATTGGCAGGGTTGACGGCCAAAGGTGCAGGAATGCAACCTGTTACAGGAAAAAGCTTAACGGATATCTTTTATTCTGAGAAAGATGGAAAAGTAAGTGCTGACAGAGATCATATTCTTGTTGGAAAAGAACGTCATGATGTTGGAAGACCGAATGACGAAGGATATCCGGTAAGAGGAATCTTTAAAGGCGATTTTCTTTATCTACACAATTTTAAAACGGAGAGATGGCCACAAGGAAATCCTGAGACTGGATATTTAAACTGTGATGGCAGTCCTACTAAATCATACATTTTAGATACTCGTCGCAAGAAAGGGCAAATGGAATATTGGCAGATGAATTTCGGAAAAAGAGTTTCCGATGAGCTGTACAATATTAAAAAGGATCCTTACTGCATGAAAAACCTAATTGAGGATACAGATTTTGCAGAGTTAGTATTGAGCATGAAAACTCAAATGGAGACTGAGTTAAAGGAGCAAGCCGACCCACGTATTTTGGGCAATGGCGATATATTTGATGAATATGAATATTCTGGTCCGGTAAAAGATTTTTATAACCGTTATATGAAAGGCGAAGATATTCCTACTCATTGGGTGAACAAGAGTGATTTTGACACTTACCTAAAGGAGAAATAA